GAGGCGCGCGTCTGGCGAATCTATCGCCCATCATGAACCGCGCATTCTTGGTCGGCTCCATTGCTCTTTTGCCCGCGCTCCTCATTGGCGCGCGATTGTTGGACGCTTATCCCGGCTTGGTCGAAAAGAACGGCGCATTGGTGCCTTCGGTAATCGCATCCAAGTTTGCGCCGGAGACGGGACTGCAGAAACCGTTTCCTCAACCTATCGTCGAGGTGGAGAATCCAACGACCGTCAAGCGCGTCGAATTAGGGCGACTGCTCTTTTTCGACCCCGTTTTGTCGGTTGACGAATCGACCTCCTGCGCCAGTTGCCATCATCCAGACTTAGGATTCGGGGATGGCCTGCCCAGGTCGATCGGTTTAGGCGGCAAGGGCGCTGGGGCAGAGCGAAAGGGCGGCAAGGAACTTACACGCGCGGCGCCGACGTTGTGGAACTCGATGTTCAATCACAGACAATTTTGGGACGGTCGAGCCAAGACTCTTGAAGAGCAAGCCAAAGGCCCGATCAGCGATCCGGACGAGATGGCTAACGATCCGCAGAAGTTGGTCGGTCGATTGAAAACGATTCCAGAGTATGTGAGGCATTTCGACGAGGCATTCGGAGGCGAGATTAGTTTTGACAAGGTCGTTATGGCGATTGCTGCGTTCGAGCGGACTTTGGTGAGCTTCAACTCTCGATTCGATCAGTATGCCTCGGGCAATGGCGCAGCGCTGTCGCCGACCGAGAAGCGGGGATTGAAACTCTACCTCTCTACAAAAGCTCGGTGTTCCGAATGCCACGGCATGCCAACCTTTGCCAATCCCGACTTTAAGGTGATCGGAGTGCCCGATCCGCCGGACGGGCCCAAAGACGTTCACAAGGAACCCGCCGAAAAAGGTCGCGGCGGCGGGCCGACCGGTGCTTTTAAGGTCCCGACGTTGCGAAATGTTGCTCTGACAGCGCCCTACATGCACAACGGCGCTTTCAAAACGCTCGAAGAAGTGGTCGATTTCTACTCGAACGGCGGCGGGCGAGGCAAAGGCTTGGACATCCCCCTTCAGGACGACAAAATTCGCAAGTTCCAGTTGACCAAGCAAGAACGGGCGGATCTAGTCGCGTTCATGCACAGTCTGACCGATGTCTCGGCGATGCCGGCCATACCGGATCGTGTTCCTTCTGGCTTGCCGGTCGTTAAGCGGATTTCCGATCCGGTGCGACAGCGAGCCGTGCGGGCTTCAAGGGCGGTCAAGACGCCCGATCGTCCAATGGTCGTCGAGATTGGCCCCGGACAAAGCCTGCAGGAGGCCGTCGATCGAGCGGGTCGAGGCGGAACGGTCAAGATGCGATCCGGCGTTTACCACG
This DNA window, taken from Armatimonadota bacterium, encodes the following:
- a CDS encoding right-handed parallel beta-helix repeat-containing protein, whose amino-acid sequence is MNRAFLVGSIALLPALLIGARLLDAYPGLVEKNGALVPSVIASKFAPETGLQKPFPQPIVEVENPTTVKRVELGRLLFFDPVLSVDESTSCASCHHPDLGFGDGLPRSIGLGGKGAGAERKGGKELTRAAPTLWNSMFNHRQFWDGRAKTLEEQAKGPISDPDEMANDPQKLVGRLKTIPEYVRHFDEAFGGEISFDKVVMAIAAFERTLVSFNSRFDQYASGNGAALSPTEKRGLKLYLSTKARCSECHGMPTFANPDFKVIGVPDPPDGPKDVHKEPAEKGRGGGPTGAFKVPTLRNVALTAPYMHNGAFKTLEEVVDFYSNGGGRGKGLDIPLQDDKIRKFQLTKQERADLVAFMHSLTDVSAMPAIPDRVPSGLPVVKRISDPVRQRAVRASRAVKTPDRPMVVEIGPGQSLQEAVDRAGRGGTVKMRSGVYHENVLVIHHGVTIEGIGPTKPIIDGRNRLPDAIVGLGNDFTVRNLEVRNYQGNGIVVHGARNVRYDGIKCVNTGVYGIYPVGCDGVLIENCEVTQVADAGIYVGQSKNVVVRNSVAYKNVAGIEIENCENSLVEGNYCYENTGGLLVFVLPFNPSKVCVNTVVRNNRLINNNTPNFGDPDAIVSKIPKGSGLIILAADNTLIYDNAIEGNSTFGIAMLGLNSIFPAGTKYDVDPSPDGNQIYGNKISGNGLDPDPTIVKMGLPGRDLFWDLSGKGNRWMQPGASSFPPSLPK